Proteins encoded within one genomic window of Desulfonatronospira thiodismutans ASO3-1:
- a CDS encoding TetR/AcrR family transcriptional regulator — protein sequence MAKNKKHKILSTATQLFANQGFDNTTTLQIAKEAGVTEPLLYYHFKGKEEIFTEIIRSIFQDYEKMLEELPRETETEFEKINNLIRLHIHMAENRPNEGRLILANCPSKLKNESHTCQKIVDRQQEIIVDYLRECLEKGNASGEFDAQPVDHLVVVMLCLINGILRKKLLGKKEKISYEYTAIDFCRKAIVKHS from the coding sequence ATGGCTAAAAACAAGAAGCACAAGATTCTAAGTACTGCTACCCAACTCTTCGCAAATCAGGGTTTTGACAACACCACAACCTTGCAGATAGCCAAGGAGGCAGGAGTTACCGAGCCCCTGCTCTACTATCACTTCAAGGGCAAGGAAGAAATATTCACCGAAATCATCCGGTCCATCTTTCAGGATTACGAAAAAATGCTGGAAGAACTTCCCAGGGAGACCGAAACTGAGTTCGAGAAGATTAATAATCTGATCAGGCTACATATCCACATGGCTGAAAACAGACCCAACGAAGGGCGTCTCATCCTGGCCAACTGCCCCAGCAAGCTTAAAAACGAAAGTCATACCTGTCAGAAAATTGTCGACCGGCAGCAGGAAATCATAGTCGATTATTTGAGGGAATGCCTGGAAAAAGGCAATGCCAGCGGAGAATTCGACGCCCAGCCCGTGGATCACCTGGTGGTGGTAATGCTCTGCCTGATTAACGGCATACTTCGCAAGAAGCTTCTGGGTAAAAAGGAAAAAATATCTTACGAATACACGGCAATAGACTTCTGCCGCAAGGCAATCGTCAAGCACTCTTAA
- a CDS encoding DUF3334 family protein, giving the protein MPKQQVKSTDEILTILCEAIKSTLDATTGTSLHYSSTFIRTNKTCLRPEIGCFVLFEGGFAGLVAMNFSADAALEIYTKYNLNMGMPEEDLAKHHTSNEVADAMGELMNQCVGKFRQMLKANVGVGVNQTQPKMVALNQAMKLTLEADLERPQYRRVEFKTEGQKFFYLEITLEKVEFIYKAPDNVSVSSQGEESSSSDSDNNESPEEFMKKLGL; this is encoded by the coding sequence ATGCCCAAGCAACAGGTAAAAAGTACGGACGAGATTCTGACCATTCTATGTGAAGCCATCAAATCCACCCTGGATGCAACCACTGGTACTTCCCTGCACTATTCCTCAACCTTCATAAGGACCAACAAGACCTGTCTGCGGCCGGAAATAGGCTGCTTTGTGCTGTTTGAAGGCGGTTTTGCCGGGCTGGTGGCCATGAATTTTTCTGCTGATGCCGCCCTGGAGATCTATACAAAGTACAATCTGAATATGGGCATGCCCGAGGAAGACCTGGCCAAGCATCACACCTCCAATGAGGTGGCCGATGCCATGGGCGAGCTTATGAATCAGTGCGTGGGCAAGTTCCGGCAGATGCTCAAGGCCAATGTGGGGGTAGGGGTTAACCAGACCCAACCCAAGATGGTGGCCCTGAACCAGGCCATGAAGCTCACCCTGGAGGCTGATCTTGAAAGGCCGCAGTATCGCAGGGTGGAATTCAAGACAGAAGGGCAGAAGTTCTTCTACCTGGAGATTACCCTGGAAAAGGTGGAGTTTATTTATAAGGCACCAGACAACGTATCTGTCTCCAGCCAGGGTGAGGAGTCTTCATCCAGTGACAGCGACAACAATGAAAGCCCTGAGGAGTTTATGAAAAAGCTTGGACTTTAG